Proteins co-encoded in one Sparus aurata chromosome 18, fSpaAur1.1, whole genome shotgun sequence genomic window:
- the map7d3 gene encoding ensconsin isoform X10 encodes MAEGTTTLKGLRAQMAAAAQAQAEERRSLSGNSPGPPTNPPAKPQGCKPVLDGAALRIDDRLRVAKERREEAEKQQALRESQIMERERKAKLQVERQLEERQKKVDEQRRKEEQKRMAVEEKRKQKQEEEKEHYEAVMRRTLERSQRVEQRQKRWSWGGLSTDSDGRTVDKRSTSTMNLKQPSEAGISKRLSSSSATLVKSPDKTHRPPAGTVDGGVLSRLLTPTQASLARSKSAAALSAEGRDAPECHLCPRSASASPLHPPRGPVRSRSIDRQKSGMTTSVSADGALDPSMKDKHLSPGAQRPASPSSPLGRNRSPSPAPNPAPKRTPSPAASKQNSKTRPPSPGAMKQRPPSPQPASAKPPPIQKPALTPTGPPTLRKRDSKSKDLCPVQAVSTQSSDSSKTKDKDDSKGSTGTNSAAEAAKILAENRRLMREQKEKEEQLRIQREEEEKLRKEEEQRLAEEARLKRVEEEKKLAEERKIKEEEDARLAEEERVRLAEEEAVRQAELQKEREEAEAKALEEAERVRQERDRIMQQNQQERMERKKRIEEIMKRTRKGDQGDKRDGGDDDKCSQENEEDEGEDGDEGEDVDEGEEGEDGDEGEEGEDGEDEMNTDTMSQVEPEADRDADVCGLSSGEPVVRREEPLGSVNGKPETDDKENNNGISTDETQAVSPVPKGRLVEGSDLLNEQDSAKVGLVSGLNGKSNQWSFEELIDLNVHSKTRPLIEAEDCNQVLINCDGGSDATRVAFEDKGTPVNPLHSSNQPIEALSEI; translated from the exons ATGGCGGAGGGTACTACGACTCTCAAAGGCTTGCGAGCCCAAATGG ctgcagctgcacaggCACAAGCCGAGGAGCGGCGCAGCCTGTCAGGGAACAGTCCAGGACCTCCAACCAACCCACCAGCTAAACCTCAGGGGTGTAAGCCAG TCCTTGACGGTGCCGCACTTAGAATAGACGACCGGCTGCGAGTGGCTAAAGAGAGAcgagaagaagcagaaaaacaacagg CTTTACGAGAGTCTCAGATCATGGAGCGGGAGCGCAAGGCCAAATTGCAAGTGGAGCGTCAGTTGGAGGAGCGCCAGAAAAAGGTTGATGAACAGCGGAGAAAGGAGGAGCAGAAACGAATGGCtgtggaagagaagaggaagcagaaacaggaagaggaaaag GAGCACTATGAAGCAGTGATGCGGCGGACATTGGAGCGTAGTCAGCGTGTGGAGCAGAGGCAGAAAAGATGGTCCTGGGGAGGACTGTCCACAGACTCAGATGGACGAACAG TGGACAAGCGCTCCACATCCACCATGAACCTGAAACAGCCGTCTGAGGCTGGCATCAGCAAACGcctatcctcctcctctgccaccCTCGTCAAATCTCCCGACAAAA CTCACAGGCCACCGGCCGGCACTGTGGACGGAGGGGTCCTTAGTCGCCTGCTCACCCCCACCCAGGCATCTCTAGCTAGGAGCAAGAGCGCCGCCGCCCTGTCAGCTGAAGGAAGAGATGCTCCAG AGTGTCACCTGTGTCCTCGCTCAGCCTCTGCCAGTCCCCTGCACCCACCGCGTGGACCCGTGCGCAGCCGCAGCATCGACCGGCAGAAGAGCGGCATGACCACCTCTGTGTCGGCCGACGGAGCTCTCGACCCTTCAATG AAGGACAAGCATTTATCGCCTGGAGCGCAGCGTCCCGCCTCCCCGTCTTCTCCCCTGGGACGAAACCGTTCACCATCTCCAGCTCCCAATCCAGCCCCAAAGAGGACCCCCTCCCCAGCAGCATCAAA GCAAAATTCCAAGACACGCCCGCCCTCACCTGGTGCAATGAAACAACGTCCCCCATCCCCCCAGCCTGCATCAGCCAAGCCCCCACCCATCCAGAAACCAGCTCTCACTCCAACAGGACCCCCCACCTTGAGGAAGAGGGACTCCAAGTCCAAGGATCTGTGTCCTGTCCAGGCTGTGTCTACACAGTCGTCTGACTCCAGCAAGACCAAAGACAAAGATG ACTCTAAAGGCTCGACGGGCACCAACTCGGCTGCCGAGGCGGCAAAGATCCTGGCAGAGAACCGCAGACTAATGCGAGagcagaaggagaaagaggagcagcTCAGGatacagagggaggaagaggagaa GCTGAGAAAGGAAGAAGAGCAGCGTTTAGCAGAGGAGGCTCGTCTGAAGCGCgtggaagaagagaagaaacttgcagaggagaggaaaattaaagaagaggaagacgctCGTCTAGCAGAGGAAGAACGAGTGAGACTGGCAGAAGAGGAAGCGGTGAGGCAGGCGGAGCTCCAGAAGGAACGTGAGGAGGCTGAGGCCAAGGCCctggaggaggcggagagggTCCGTCAGGAGAGGGACCGCATcatgcagcagaaccagcaaGAACGaatggagaggaagaag AGAATTGAAGAGATAATGAAGAGAACAAGAAAAGGGGACCAGGGTGACAAG agagatggaggcGATGACGATAAATGCTCACAGGAGAACGAAGAAGACGAGggagaggacggagacgagGGAGAGGATGTAgacgagggagaggagggagaggacggagacgagggagaggagggagaggacggagaggacgAGATGAACACTGACACCATGA gCCAGGTGGAGCCGGAGGCTGATAGAGATGCAGACGTGTGCGGCCTGTCCTCCGGCGAGCCGGTGGTTCGACGAGAGGAGCCCCTGGGAAGTGTGAACGGAAAACCGGAGACGGACGACAAGGAGAACAACAATGGCATAAGCACAGATGAGACTCAGGCTGTGAG TCCGGTCCCTAAGGGCCGCCTCGTCGAGGGCTCGGATCTCCTGAACGAGCAGGACTCCGCCAAGGTGGGTTTGGTGTCCGGTCTCAACGGTAAATCCAACCAGTGGAGCTTTGAGGAACTGATCGACCTCAACGTCCACTCAAAGACTCGGCCCCTCATCGAGGCCGAGGACTGTAACCAGGTGTTGATTAACTGTGACGGGGGCTCAGATGCGACCAGGGTAGCCTTCGAGGACAAGGGAACCCCCGTCAACCCCCTGCATTCCTCCAATCAACCCATAGAAGCCCTGTCAG AGATTTGA
- the map7d3 gene encoding MAP7 domain-containing protein 2 isoform X12, whose translation MAEGTTTLKGLRAQMAAAAQAQAEERRSLSGNSPGPPTNPPAKPQGCKPVLDGAALRIDDRLRVAKERREEAEKQQALRESQIMERERKAKLQVERQLEERQKKVDEQRRKEEQKRMAVEEKRKQKQEEEKEHYEAVMRRTLERSQRVEQRQKRWSWGGLSTDSDGRTGDSDAGASSPVTIVISPASPEKPPRSRQVDKRSTSTMNLKQPSEAGISKRLSSSSATLVKSPDKTSASPLHPPRGPVRSRSIDRQKSGMTTSVSADGALDPSMKDKHLSPGAQRPASPSSPLGRNRSPSPAPNPAPKRTPSPAASKQNSKTRPPSPGAMKQRPPSPQPASAKPPPIQKPALTPTGPPTLRKRDSKSKDLCPVQAVSTQSSDSSKTKDKDDSKGSTGTNSAAEAAKILAENRRLMREQKEKEEQLRIQREEEEKLRKEEEQRLAEEARLKRVEEEKKLAEERKIKEEEDARLAEEERVRLAEEEAVRQAELQKEREEAEAKALEEAERVRQERDRIMQQNQQERMERKKRIEEIMKRTRKGDQGDKRDGGDDDKCSQENEEDEGEDGDEGEDVDEGEEGEDGDEGEEGEDGEDEMNTDTMSQVEPEADRDADVCGLSSGEPVVRREEPLGSVNGKPETDDKENNNGISTDETQAVSPVPKGRLVEGSDLLNEQDSAKVGLVSGLNGKSNQWSFEELIDLNVHSKTRPLIEAEDCNQVLINCDGGSDATRVAFEDKGTPVNPLHSSNQPIEALSEI comes from the exons ATGGCGGAGGGTACTACGACTCTCAAAGGCTTGCGAGCCCAAATGG ctgcagctgcacaggCACAAGCCGAGGAGCGGCGCAGCCTGTCAGGGAACAGTCCAGGACCTCCAACCAACCCACCAGCTAAACCTCAGGGGTGTAAGCCAG TCCTTGACGGTGCCGCACTTAGAATAGACGACCGGCTGCGAGTGGCTAAAGAGAGAcgagaagaagcagaaaaacaacagg CTTTACGAGAGTCTCAGATCATGGAGCGGGAGCGCAAGGCCAAATTGCAAGTGGAGCGTCAGTTGGAGGAGCGCCAGAAAAAGGTTGATGAACAGCGGAGAAAGGAGGAGCAGAAACGAATGGCtgtggaagagaagaggaagcagaaacaggaagaggaaaag GAGCACTATGAAGCAGTGATGCGGCGGACATTGGAGCGTAGTCAGCGTGTGGAGCAGAGGCAGAAAAGATGGTCCTGGGGAGGACTGTCCACAGACTCAGATGGACGAACAG GAGATTCTGATGCCGGCGCCTCGTCTCCAGTAACAATAGTTATCTCCCCTGCCTCGCCAGAAAAGCCACCAAGGAGTCGAcaag TGGACAAGCGCTCCACATCCACCATGAACCTGAAACAGCCGTCTGAGGCTGGCATCAGCAAACGcctatcctcctcctctgccaccCTCGTCAAATCTCCCGACAAAA CCTCTGCCAGTCCCCTGCACCCACCGCGTGGACCCGTGCGCAGCCGCAGCATCGACCGGCAGAAGAGCGGCATGACCACCTCTGTGTCGGCCGACGGAGCTCTCGACCCTTCAATG AAGGACAAGCATTTATCGCCTGGAGCGCAGCGTCCCGCCTCCCCGTCTTCTCCCCTGGGACGAAACCGTTCACCATCTCCAGCTCCCAATCCAGCCCCAAAGAGGACCCCCTCCCCAGCAGCATCAAA GCAAAATTCCAAGACACGCCCGCCCTCACCTGGTGCAATGAAACAACGTCCCCCATCCCCCCAGCCTGCATCAGCCAAGCCCCCACCCATCCAGAAACCAGCTCTCACTCCAACAGGACCCCCCACCTTGAGGAAGAGGGACTCCAAGTCCAAGGATCTGTGTCCTGTCCAGGCTGTGTCTACACAGTCGTCTGACTCCAGCAAGACCAAAGACAAAGATG ACTCTAAAGGCTCGACGGGCACCAACTCGGCTGCCGAGGCGGCAAAGATCCTGGCAGAGAACCGCAGACTAATGCGAGagcagaaggagaaagaggagcagcTCAGGatacagagggaggaagaggagaa GCTGAGAAAGGAAGAAGAGCAGCGTTTAGCAGAGGAGGCTCGTCTGAAGCGCgtggaagaagagaagaaacttgcagaggagaggaaaattaaagaagaggaagacgctCGTCTAGCAGAGGAAGAACGAGTGAGACTGGCAGAAGAGGAAGCGGTGAGGCAGGCGGAGCTCCAGAAGGAACGTGAGGAGGCTGAGGCCAAGGCCctggaggaggcggagagggTCCGTCAGGAGAGGGACCGCATcatgcagcagaaccagcaaGAACGaatggagaggaagaag AGAATTGAAGAGATAATGAAGAGAACAAGAAAAGGGGACCAGGGTGACAAG agagatggaggcGATGACGATAAATGCTCACAGGAGAACGAAGAAGACGAGggagaggacggagacgagGGAGAGGATGTAgacgagggagaggagggagaggacggagacgagggagaggagggagaggacggagaggacgAGATGAACACTGACACCATGA gCCAGGTGGAGCCGGAGGCTGATAGAGATGCAGACGTGTGCGGCCTGTCCTCCGGCGAGCCGGTGGTTCGACGAGAGGAGCCCCTGGGAAGTGTGAACGGAAAACCGGAGACGGACGACAAGGAGAACAACAATGGCATAAGCACAGATGAGACTCAGGCTGTGAG TCCGGTCCCTAAGGGCCGCCTCGTCGAGGGCTCGGATCTCCTGAACGAGCAGGACTCCGCCAAGGTGGGTTTGGTGTCCGGTCTCAACGGTAAATCCAACCAGTGGAGCTTTGAGGAACTGATCGACCTCAACGTCCACTCAAAGACTCGGCCCCTCATCGAGGCCGAGGACTGTAACCAGGTGTTGATTAACTGTGACGGGGGCTCAGATGCGACCAGGGTAGCCTTCGAGGACAAGGGAACCCCCGTCAACCCCCTGCATTCCTCCAATCAACCCATAGAAGCCCTGTCAG AGATTTGA
- the map7d3 gene encoding MAP7 domain-containing protein 2 isoform X14, giving the protein MAEGTTTLKGLRAQMAAAAQAQAEERRSLSGNSPGPPTNPPAKPQGCKPVLDGAALRIDDRLRVAKERREEAEKQQALRESQIMERERKAKLQVERQLEERQKKVDEQRRKEEQKRMAVEEKRKQKQEEEKEHYEAVMRRTLERSQRVEQRQKRWSWGGLSTDSDGRTVDKRSTSTMNLKQPSEAGISKRLSSSSATLVKSPDKKCHLCPRSASASPLHPPRGPVRSRSIDRQKSGMTTSVSADGALDPSMKDKHLSPGAQRPASPSSPLGRNRSPSPAPNPAPKRTPSPAASKQNSKTRPPSPGAMKQRPPSPQPASAKPPPIQKPALTPTGPPTLRKRDSKSKDLCPVQAVSTQSSDSSKTKDKDDSKGSTGTNSAAEAAKILAENRRLMREQKEKEEQLRIQREEEEKLRKEEEQRLAEEARLKRVEEEKKLAEERKIKEEEDARLAEEERVRLAEEEAVRQAELQKEREEAEAKALEEAERVRQERDRIMQQNQQERMERKKRIEEIMKRTRKGDQGDKRDGGDDDKCSQENEEDEGEDGDEGEDVDEGEEGEDGDEGEEGEDGEDEMNTDTMSQVEPEADRDADVCGLSSGEPVVRREEPLGSVNGKPETDDKENNNGISTDETQAVSPVPKGRLVEGSDLLNEQDSAKVGLVSGLNGKSNQWSFEELIDLNVHSKTRPLIEAEDCNQVLINCDGGSDATRVAFEDKGTPVNPLHSSNQPIEALSEI; this is encoded by the exons ATGGCGGAGGGTACTACGACTCTCAAAGGCTTGCGAGCCCAAATGG ctgcagctgcacaggCACAAGCCGAGGAGCGGCGCAGCCTGTCAGGGAACAGTCCAGGACCTCCAACCAACCCACCAGCTAAACCTCAGGGGTGTAAGCCAG TCCTTGACGGTGCCGCACTTAGAATAGACGACCGGCTGCGAGTGGCTAAAGAGAGAcgagaagaagcagaaaaacaacagg CTTTACGAGAGTCTCAGATCATGGAGCGGGAGCGCAAGGCCAAATTGCAAGTGGAGCGTCAGTTGGAGGAGCGCCAGAAAAAGGTTGATGAACAGCGGAGAAAGGAGGAGCAGAAACGAATGGCtgtggaagagaagaggaagcagaaacaggaagaggaaaag GAGCACTATGAAGCAGTGATGCGGCGGACATTGGAGCGTAGTCAGCGTGTGGAGCAGAGGCAGAAAAGATGGTCCTGGGGAGGACTGTCCACAGACTCAGATGGACGAACAG TGGACAAGCGCTCCACATCCACCATGAACCTGAAACAGCCGTCTGAGGCTGGCATCAGCAAACGcctatcctcctcctctgccaccCTCGTCAAATCTCCCGACAAAA AGTGTCACCTGTGTCCTCGCTCAGCCTCTGCCAGTCCCCTGCACCCACCGCGTGGACCCGTGCGCAGCCGCAGCATCGACCGGCAGAAGAGCGGCATGACCACCTCTGTGTCGGCCGACGGAGCTCTCGACCCTTCAATG AAGGACAAGCATTTATCGCCTGGAGCGCAGCGTCCCGCCTCCCCGTCTTCTCCCCTGGGACGAAACCGTTCACCATCTCCAGCTCCCAATCCAGCCCCAAAGAGGACCCCCTCCCCAGCAGCATCAAA GCAAAATTCCAAGACACGCCCGCCCTCACCTGGTGCAATGAAACAACGTCCCCCATCCCCCCAGCCTGCATCAGCCAAGCCCCCACCCATCCAGAAACCAGCTCTCACTCCAACAGGACCCCCCACCTTGAGGAAGAGGGACTCCAAGTCCAAGGATCTGTGTCCTGTCCAGGCTGTGTCTACACAGTCGTCTGACTCCAGCAAGACCAAAGACAAAGATG ACTCTAAAGGCTCGACGGGCACCAACTCGGCTGCCGAGGCGGCAAAGATCCTGGCAGAGAACCGCAGACTAATGCGAGagcagaaggagaaagaggagcagcTCAGGatacagagggaggaagaggagaa GCTGAGAAAGGAAGAAGAGCAGCGTTTAGCAGAGGAGGCTCGTCTGAAGCGCgtggaagaagagaagaaacttgcagaggagaggaaaattaaagaagaggaagacgctCGTCTAGCAGAGGAAGAACGAGTGAGACTGGCAGAAGAGGAAGCGGTGAGGCAGGCGGAGCTCCAGAAGGAACGTGAGGAGGCTGAGGCCAAGGCCctggaggaggcggagagggTCCGTCAGGAGAGGGACCGCATcatgcagcagaaccagcaaGAACGaatggagaggaagaag AGAATTGAAGAGATAATGAAGAGAACAAGAAAAGGGGACCAGGGTGACAAG agagatggaggcGATGACGATAAATGCTCACAGGAGAACGAAGAAGACGAGggagaggacggagacgagGGAGAGGATGTAgacgagggagaggagggagaggacggagacgagggagaggagggagaggacggagaggacgAGATGAACACTGACACCATGA gCCAGGTGGAGCCGGAGGCTGATAGAGATGCAGACGTGTGCGGCCTGTCCTCCGGCGAGCCGGTGGTTCGACGAGAGGAGCCCCTGGGAAGTGTGAACGGAAAACCGGAGACGGACGACAAGGAGAACAACAATGGCATAAGCACAGATGAGACTCAGGCTGTGAG TCCGGTCCCTAAGGGCCGCCTCGTCGAGGGCTCGGATCTCCTGAACGAGCAGGACTCCGCCAAGGTGGGTTTGGTGTCCGGTCTCAACGGTAAATCCAACCAGTGGAGCTTTGAGGAACTGATCGACCTCAACGTCCACTCAAAGACTCGGCCCCTCATCGAGGCCGAGGACTGTAACCAGGTGTTGATTAACTGTGACGGGGGCTCAGATGCGACCAGGGTAGCCTTCGAGGACAAGGGAACCCCCGTCAACCCCCTGCATTCCTCCAATCAACCCATAGAAGCCCTGTCAG AGATTTGA
- the map7d3 gene encoding ensconsin isoform X13 — MAEGTTTLKGLRAQMAAAAQAQAEERRSLSGNSPGPPTNPPAKPQGCKPVLDGAALRIDDRLRVAKERREEAEKQQALRESQIMERERKAKLQVERQLEERQKKVDEQRRKEEQKRMAVEEKRKQKQEEEKEHYEAVMRRTLERSQRVEQRQKRWSWGGLSTDSDGRTAHRPPAGTVDGGVLSRLLTPTQASLARSKSAAALSAEGRDAPECHLCPRSASASPLHPPRGPVRSRSIDRQKSGMTTSVSADGALDPSMKDKHLSPGAQRPASPSSPLGRNRSPSPAPNPAPKRTPSPAASKQNSKTRPPSPGAMKQRPPSPQPASAKPPPIQKPALTPTGPPTLRKRDSKSKDLCPVQAVSTQSSDSSKTKDKDDSKGSTGTNSAAEAAKILAENRRLMREQKEKEEQLRIQREEEEKLRKEEEQRLAEEARLKRVEEEKKLAEERKIKEEEDARLAEEERVRLAEEEAVRQAELQKEREEAEAKALEEAERVRQERDRIMQQNQQERMERKKRIEEIMKRTRKGDQGDKRDGGDDDKCSQENEEDEGEDGDEGEDVDEGEEGEDGDEGEEGEDGEDEMNTDTMSQVEPEADRDADVCGLSSGEPVVRREEPLGSVNGKPETDDKENNNGISTDETQAVSPVPKGRLVEGSDLLNEQDSAKVGLVSGLNGKSNQWSFEELIDLNVHSKTRPLIEAEDCNQVLINCDGGSDATRVAFEDKGTPVNPLHSSNQPIEALSEI, encoded by the exons ATGGCGGAGGGTACTACGACTCTCAAAGGCTTGCGAGCCCAAATGG ctgcagctgcacaggCACAAGCCGAGGAGCGGCGCAGCCTGTCAGGGAACAGTCCAGGACCTCCAACCAACCCACCAGCTAAACCTCAGGGGTGTAAGCCAG TCCTTGACGGTGCCGCACTTAGAATAGACGACCGGCTGCGAGTGGCTAAAGAGAGAcgagaagaagcagaaaaacaacagg CTTTACGAGAGTCTCAGATCATGGAGCGGGAGCGCAAGGCCAAATTGCAAGTGGAGCGTCAGTTGGAGGAGCGCCAGAAAAAGGTTGATGAACAGCGGAGAAAGGAGGAGCAGAAACGAATGGCtgtggaagagaagaggaagcagaaacaggaagaggaaaag GAGCACTATGAAGCAGTGATGCGGCGGACATTGGAGCGTAGTCAGCGTGTGGAGCAGAGGCAGAAAAGATGGTCCTGGGGAGGACTGTCCACAGACTCAGATGGACGAACAG CTCACAGGCCACCGGCCGGCACTGTGGACGGAGGGGTCCTTAGTCGCCTGCTCACCCCCACCCAGGCATCTCTAGCTAGGAGCAAGAGCGCCGCCGCCCTGTCAGCTGAAGGAAGAGATGCTCCAG AGTGTCACCTGTGTCCTCGCTCAGCCTCTGCCAGTCCCCTGCACCCACCGCGTGGACCCGTGCGCAGCCGCAGCATCGACCGGCAGAAGAGCGGCATGACCACCTCTGTGTCGGCCGACGGAGCTCTCGACCCTTCAATG AAGGACAAGCATTTATCGCCTGGAGCGCAGCGTCCCGCCTCCCCGTCTTCTCCCCTGGGACGAAACCGTTCACCATCTCCAGCTCCCAATCCAGCCCCAAAGAGGACCCCCTCCCCAGCAGCATCAAA GCAAAATTCCAAGACACGCCCGCCCTCACCTGGTGCAATGAAACAACGTCCCCCATCCCCCCAGCCTGCATCAGCCAAGCCCCCACCCATCCAGAAACCAGCTCTCACTCCAACAGGACCCCCCACCTTGAGGAAGAGGGACTCCAAGTCCAAGGATCTGTGTCCTGTCCAGGCTGTGTCTACACAGTCGTCTGACTCCAGCAAGACCAAAGACAAAGATG ACTCTAAAGGCTCGACGGGCACCAACTCGGCTGCCGAGGCGGCAAAGATCCTGGCAGAGAACCGCAGACTAATGCGAGagcagaaggagaaagaggagcagcTCAGGatacagagggaggaagaggagaa GCTGAGAAAGGAAGAAGAGCAGCGTTTAGCAGAGGAGGCTCGTCTGAAGCGCgtggaagaagagaagaaacttgcagaggagaggaaaattaaagaagaggaagacgctCGTCTAGCAGAGGAAGAACGAGTGAGACTGGCAGAAGAGGAAGCGGTGAGGCAGGCGGAGCTCCAGAAGGAACGTGAGGAGGCTGAGGCCAAGGCCctggaggaggcggagagggTCCGTCAGGAGAGGGACCGCATcatgcagcagaaccagcaaGAACGaatggagaggaagaag AGAATTGAAGAGATAATGAAGAGAACAAGAAAAGGGGACCAGGGTGACAAG agagatggaggcGATGACGATAAATGCTCACAGGAGAACGAAGAAGACGAGggagaggacggagacgagGGAGAGGATGTAgacgagggagaggagggagaggacggagacgagggagaggagggagaggacggagaggacgAGATGAACACTGACACCATGA gCCAGGTGGAGCCGGAGGCTGATAGAGATGCAGACGTGTGCGGCCTGTCCTCCGGCGAGCCGGTGGTTCGACGAGAGGAGCCCCTGGGAAGTGTGAACGGAAAACCGGAGACGGACGACAAGGAGAACAACAATGGCATAAGCACAGATGAGACTCAGGCTGTGAG TCCGGTCCCTAAGGGCCGCCTCGTCGAGGGCTCGGATCTCCTGAACGAGCAGGACTCCGCCAAGGTGGGTTTGGTGTCCGGTCTCAACGGTAAATCCAACCAGTGGAGCTTTGAGGAACTGATCGACCTCAACGTCCACTCAAAGACTCGGCCCCTCATCGAGGCCGAGGACTGTAACCAGGTGTTGATTAACTGTGACGGGGGCTCAGATGCGACCAGGGTAGCCTTCGAGGACAAGGGAACCCCCGTCAACCCCCTGCATTCCTCCAATCAACCCATAGAAGCCCTGTCAG AGATTTGA